In a genomic window of Pelodiscus sinensis isolate JC-2024 unplaced genomic scaffold, ASM4963464v1 ctg40, whole genome shotgun sequence:
- the LOC142825166 gene encoding LOW QUALITY PROTEIN: uncharacterized protein LOC142825166 (The sequence of the model RefSeq protein was modified relative to this genomic sequence to represent the inferred CDS: inserted 1 base in 1 codon) translates to MANTGGSTIKMPALGRPLQLGRLYDCRSDTLLPGVTLWGIEALKNDVSTKPNPKTEFQIIASDAMEDKASALNLSGSLKASVLGGLVEVGGSAAFLSDTKKSKNHARVALYYSVTTSYEELTMSHLGSYNISYPDVFDQGMATHVVTAVLYGAQAFFVFEQEVSSSESVREVEWEMKRMVEKIPKTLGVAEESAVEMKNKKLETTENFHCKFYGDFALENNPVTYRDAMEVYLSLPKLLGDSGEKAVPVRVWLYPLSKLDPRAAQLVREISSVLIYDAQSALEHLTECDIRCNDMEKDRAATAFPEIGRKIQQFRDLCKQHRQSFQQELAGTLPLIRGGDAEEGALMEILTSKEQSPFGARRLNDFLDKKQEELDFVGSYLAELEGMEVVSSRSELQRVVLSPRHDFVVSLMLTSLHDEEPYFSELNLWLRKQFEKKTHDPALSSSTCETPNSAQWFEDDEIRRKARQAVKSFSDFARVNKPNGKTRFIVASVPDKDNPGASIYVYENRELVSTDFQPPSKPLPPLTDRISYDCVQLLFSQSVSRRGMICGYRAEYRLVGQENWVAVNVSNTQETLTVTGLCPNTQYQFRYAAVSKPGLSESSDVSDTVKTLPTTSAPGKPAAANVELSAITLTWESPRAIEDGVSISEYKVQYREEAGDSICERKDNWLEQRTGKKTEFCTIEGLIPGMSYRFRVLAECADGSLSDPSEETSISTLKVWANLPVTSLALVEEAAIAMPTLGRPFQLGTLYDRRTDAILPGGPRLKVQPPVLPCRGKPVLALQPCGPLPQVCSTSIGLLLMAGGRGRKPQDSLLTLLDRSALRQDVGMKKQDKVEFQVIDSDTIAAKASALQAGEWLQTSFLCGLVEVKGAAEYLRDTRRSRRQARVTLQYKMTTRSEQLTMSHVGQQAPYPAVLDQGKATHVVTAVLYGAHAFFVFDREASSSESIEETQGQMKVLVEKIPKISEEDTEPQMDTKEIEIAEKITCTFYGDFGLENKPATYQEAINLCSALPKELGDNGEKAVPVTVWLYPLVRQDSSSPQLIREISVGLISNVQAALEHLTELDMRCNDMAMDKPATTFPELQRKVQRFHALCHRYRQTVQRQLAEIVPSVRGGGAEEGALLDVLSSKERSPFSAQRLSEHLDKKVQEMKLVDSYLTLLSGVDVASSANELQQLLLNPSHKYIVSFTFTSLQKEPYLSALGYAWLQTPHAEKTHEPASASSACETPKSSHWFEXHRRAWESVNFFLDFARVNESNKKIRLIVASVPVEDNPGASIYLYEDGELVSTDFQPPSKPLPLLIYGVRHDHVHLTLKPAAYGRAEICSYRAEYKLVGQENWVAVNVSNTQETLTVTGLRPNTQYQFRYAAVSKPGLSESSDVSDTVKTLPPTSPPGKPAPVTVELSAITLTWESPRVIGDGVSISEYKVQYRKEGGEDKWLERRTGKRTESYTIAGLRPGTPYGFQVSAVCADGAGSDPSEESWISTVRKGKY, encoded by the exons ATGGCTAACACTGGAGGTTCCACAATCAAGATGCCGGCCCTGGGCCGCCCTCTGCAGCTGGGGAGGCTGTACGACTGCCGCAGCGACACCCTCCTACCAG GTGTCACTTTATGGGGCATCGAGGCCCTTAAGAATGATGTGTCAACAAAGCCAAATCCCAAGACTGAATTCCAGATCATTGCATCTGATGCCATGGAAGATAAGGCCTCTGCCCTCAATCTGTCTGGGTCCCTGAAGGCCAGTGTCCTGGGCGGGCTGGTGGAAGTAGGTGGATCTGCTGCATTTTTAAGTGATACCAAGAAATCAAAGAACCATGCTCGAGTTGCTCTCTACTACTCAGTGACAACCAGCTATGAGGAGCTGACTATGAGCCATTTAGGGAGCTACAATATCTCTTACCCTGATGTGTTTGACCAAGGCATGGCCACCCATGTGGTCACGGCCGTGCTGTATGGGGCGCAGGCTTTCTTCGTGTTTGAGCAGGAAGTTTCTTCATCAGAGAGCGTGAGAGAGGTAGAGTGGGAAATGAAGCGGATGGTAGAAAAGATCCCAAAGACTCTGGGAGTAGCAGAGGAGTCTGCAGTGGAAATGAAGAACAAGAAATTAGAAACAACAGAAAATTTCCATTGCAAATTTTACGGTGATTTTGCTCTGGAGAACAATCCAGTTACTTACCGAGATGCCATGGAAGTTTACTTGTCTCTCCCTAAGCTACTTGGCGACTCTGGGGAAAAGGCTGTACCGGTGCGCGTCTGGCTGTACCCCCTGAGCAAGCTGGATCCCAGAGCTGCTCAGCTTGTGCGTGAGATCAGCTCGGTGCTGATTTATGATGCACAAAGTGCCCTGGAGCACCTGACTGAGTGTGACATCCGGTGCAACGACATGGAGAAGGACAGAGCGGCTACAGCCTTCCCCGAGATTGGGAGGAAAATCCAGCAGTTCAGAGACCTGTGCAAACAGCACAGACAGAGCTTCCAGCAGGAGCTTGCGGGAACCTTGCCCTTGATCCGTGGGGGCGACGCAGAGGAAGGGGCCCTGATGGAGATTTTAACCAGCAAGGAGCAGTCGCCATTCGGTGCCCGGAGACTCAATGATTTTCTGGATAAGAAACAGGAAGAGCTGGATTTTGTCGGTTCCTACCTTGCTGAACTGGAGGGGATGGAAGTCGTATCCTCCAGGAGCGAGCTACAGCGCGTAGTTCTCAGTCCAAGGCATGACTTCGTGGTGTCTCTCATGCTCACTTCATTGCACGATGAGGAACCATATTTCTCTGAACTGAACCTGTGGCTGCGGAAACAATTTGAGAAGAAAACTCACGATCCAGCATTATCCAGTTCTACCTGTGAGACACCAAACTCCGCACAGTGGTTTGAGGATGACGAGATAAGAAGAAAAGCGCGACAAGCCGTTAAGTCTTTCTCTGACTTCGCCCGTGTCAACAAACCTAATGGGAAGACCCGGTTCATTGTGGCCTCTGTTCCAGACAAGGACAATCCAGGGGCTTCCATATATGTGTATGAAAACAGAGAGCTGGTCAGCACTGACTTCCAGCCTCCATCAAAGCCCCTTCCTCCTCTGACAGACAGAATCAGTTATGATTGCGTACAGCTGTTGTTCAGCCAGTCAGTCTCCAGAAGGGGAATGATATGTGGCTACCGGGCAGAGTACAGACTTGTCGGGCAGGAGAACTGGGTGGCTGTGAATGTCAGTAACACACAAGAGACACTCACAGTAACAGGGCTCTGTCCAAACACCCAGTACCAGTTCCGATACGCGGCCGTGAGCAAACCAGGGCTCAGCGAGAGCAGCGACGTGAGCGACACAGTGAAGACGCTTCCTACTACCAGCGCACCTGGGAAGCCCGCAGCAGCTAATGTAGAATTATCTGCCATCACCCTGACCTGGGAGAGTCCGCGTGCCATTGAAGATGGAGTCAGTATAAGCGAGTACAAGGTGCAATACAGAGAGGAGGCTGGAGATTCGATTTGTGAGAGGAAAGATAACTGGCTGGAACAAAGGACAGGAAAGAAAACTGAGTTCTGTACCATTGAAGGACTGATTCCTGGGATGTCCTATAGATTCCGGGTGTTGGCTGAGTGTGCGGATGGGTCTCTGAGTGACCCAAGTGAGGAGACATCTATTTCAACTCTAAAG GTCTGGGCAAATCTCCCAGTTACAAGCCTGGCCTTGGTTGAGGAAGCAGCCATTGCGATGCCGACCCTGGGCCGTCCTTTCCAGCTGGGGACGCTGTACGACCGCCGCACAGACGCCATCCTCCCAG GTGGGCCACGGCTCAAGGTTCAGCCTCCCGTCCTGCCTTGCAGAGGGAAgcccgtgctggcactccagccctgtggcccccTCCCACAAGTCTGCAGCACCAGCATCGGCTTACTGCtgatggcagggggcagggggagaaagccccaagaCTCACT CCTCACGCTGTTGGACAGGTCGGCTCTTAGACAGGACGTGGGCATGAAGAAACAGGACAAGGTTGAATTTCAGGTTATTGACTCAGACACCATTGCAGCTAAGGCCTCTGCACTCCAGGCGGGTGAATGGCTGCAGACCAGTTTCCTGTGCGGGTTGGTTGAAGTGAAGGGTGCTGCTGAGTATTTGAGGGACACCAGGCGATCCCGGCGTCAGGCCCGAGTCACTCTCCAGTACAAAATGACAACAAGGTCTGAGCAGCTCACGATGAGTCATGTAGGGCAGCAGGCCCCTTATCCTGCTGTGTTGGACCAAGGCAAAGCAACCCACGTGGTCACGGCTGTGCTGTACGGGGCTCACGCTTTCTTCGTGTTCGATCGGGAAGCTTCTTCATCTGAGAGCATAGAGGAGACACAGGGACAGATGAAAGTTTTGGTAGAAAAGATCCCCAAGATTTCAGAAGAAGACACAGAACCCCAAATGGACACTAAGGAAATAGAAATTGCAGAAAAAATCACTTGCACGTTCTACGGTGACTTTGGGCTTGAGAACAAGCCGGCTACTTACCAAGAAGCCATAAACCTTTGTTCTGCCCTCCCCAAGGAGCTGGGAGACAACGGGGAGAAGGCCGTTCCGGTGACAGTCTGGCTGTACCCGCTGGTCAGGCAAGATTCCAGCAGCCCTCAGCTGATACGGGAGATCAGTGTAGGGCTGATTTCCAATGTCCAAGCTGCCCTGGAGCACCTCACAGAACTAGACATGCGCTGCAATGACATGGCAATGGACAAACCTGCCACAACGTTCCCGGAACTCCAGAGGAAAGTCCAGCGGTTCCACGCTCTGTGTCATCGGTACAGACAGacggtccagcggcagctggcaGAAATCGTACCCTCTGTCCgcggtgggggagcagaggaaggggcCCTGCTGGACGTGCTAAGCAGCAAAGAGCGATCCCCGTTCAGTGCTCAGCGACTCAGTGAACATCTAGATAAAAAGGTGCAGGAGATGAAGTTAGTGGACTCGTACCTCACTTTGCTAAGTGGCGTGGATGTTGCCTCCTCCGCCAATGAGCTCCAGCAGCTACTGTTGAACCCTTCGCATAAGTACATCGTCTCCTTTACATTTACTTCCTTACAGAAGGAGCCATATTTATCggctttagggtac gcCTGGCTGCAGACCCCACATGCAGAGAAAACCCATGAGCCAGCATCAGCCAGTTCTGCATGTGAAACCCCAAAATCCAGTCACTGGTTTG GTCACCGAAGAGCATGGGAGTCTGTAAATTTCTTCTTGGATTTTGCCCGTGTGAATGAATCTAACAAGAAGATCCGATTAATTGTGGCCTCTGTCCCAGTCGAGGATAATCCAGGTGCTTCCATTTACCTGTATGAGGATGGAGAGCTGGTCAGCACTGACTTCCAGCCCCCAtcaaagcctcttcctctcctgatTTATGGAGTCCGACATGACCATGTGCATCTCACGCTGAAACCGGCAGCCTATGGCAGGGCTGAGATATGCAGCTACCGGGCAGAGTACAAACTTGTCGGGCAGGAGAACTGGGTAGCTGTGAATGTCAGTAACACACAAGAGACACTCACAGTAACAGGGCTCCGTCCAAACACCCAGTACCAGTTCCGATACGCGGCCGTGAGCAAACCAGGCCTCAGCGAGAGCAGCGATGTGAGCGACACGGTGAAGACGCTTCCTCCTACCAGCCCACCTGGGAAACCTGCACCAGTGACTGTAGAATTATCTGCCATCACCCTGACCTGGGAGAGTCCACGTGTCATTGGAGATGGAGTCAGTATAAGCGAGTACAAGGTGCAATACAGAAAGGAGGGTGGAGAAGACAAATGGCTGGAGCGAAGGACGGGAAAGAGAACTGAGTCCTACACCATTGCTGGACTGAGGCCTGGGACCCCCTACGGATTCCAGGTGTCGGCCGTGTGTGCGGACGGGGCTGGGAGTGACCCCAGTGAGGAGAGCTGGATCTCAACAGTAAGGAAAGGTAAATATTGA